The proteins below come from a single bacterium genomic window:
- a CDS encoding DUF2249 domain-containing protein has protein sequence MTNAHANRVIDARNLEPPEPFVRTMEALEGIGIDENLLLLLTREPYPLYRTLELNGFTWQTDLKPDGVVEILIWRKSQ, from the coding sequence ATGACTAATGCGCACGCCAACCGGGTGATTGATGCGCGCAATCTGGAGCCGCCCGAACCCTTTGTCCGTACCATGGAGGCTCTCGAAGGCATTGGGATTGATGAAAATTTGCTGCTACTTCTTACGCGAGAACCGTATCCGTTATATCGCACGTTGGAACTCAATGGTTTTACTTGGCAGACGGATCTAAAACCGGATGGAGTTGTCGAAATTTTGATATGGCGTAAATCACAGTAA